The following nucleotide sequence is from Oncorhynchus clarkii lewisi isolate Uvic-CL-2024 chromosome 6, UVic_Ocla_1.0, whole genome shotgun sequence.
ATCAAAATGGTTTTAAGACAGATACATGCATAATTGAATTGAACAATTGACCCAGTATTGAAACACAAATTTTACCCTGTTCCATTCGAGTACCACACCGGTAGCCGACACGTACTATTAAAAACGTTCCATAATGTACATTACATCTATCTTTCTAAAAAGCAAAATGTCATAAAAACAACAACTGGAgagcattttttgttgttgttgaaatgtccATTAGatactgtaacgaccctgggtttataacagcggaaatcgactctgccgcacgagcatgtttttgcggcacagtcgatagtgcGCCTGACCttgggctagaaggtcgagggttcgagacctgctccctgctgtttcattaccaTATATTCGATTTATATCTGGGCATCCCGTTCTATTCTATAAGGAAGGCGTCATCTCTTGCGACAGATCGACGTCATCATTATTCGCCACCGACGCATGTGCAATTAAATGTTTGAAAAAAAATACAGTCCGGTAAAAACGTATTTCACGGAAGCATTTGATAAATTATACACTATAATGAAATACAACAGAAACGATATTGTCTATTTTTTGGTGAAGACGTGCACCAGCTGATTCCTCCTAGCCATCTTACCATCAGAATGCAGTCTGTGAAGGTCGGCTACTCAGTGTTGTTTACGTTGATATCAAAACACAACTACTCGTCCTCGGGTCATTTCAGAGCACTAGCATGTATTCATGGTACAATCAGTTCAGCCTGTACTGTCCATCCCATGTCAACCACAGCACAGCCTGTGGTCATTCGCATTCCCAAACACATGCAGGAGCAGGTAGAAAATGTGAAGCAAGTGAGAGGCAAGAACAAAGTCATCACCATCAAGGCTGGCAAGCTCCTAATCAAAAGCAAGAACCCAGAACTGAATCAGTCCGCAGGCTACACACTTGGGAAATTTGAGCattcccatctctcctccaaaGGATGGAAACACAACAGATCATTTGGTGACTACTTCACGTTTAACAACACTCAGCGTACTCCACCCGTTGTCACTGAAATCCAGGATGAGGAGGGTGACAAACTCAAAGAGAAGAGTAAACCTATTACATTTCACAACCTTCACCTCTGCCTGGACTTAGTGGAGGCTTTGGGCAAGGACAACATAACTCGCCCTACAACCGTTCAACTACAAACCATCCCCAAGCTCCTGAAAGGCTACAACATCCTGTGCGCAGCTGAGACGGGCAGCGGCAAAACCCTGAGCTACCTGTTGCCTGTCATTCACAAACTACAGGCTGAGAAAGCAGCAGATTCCGAGTCTATAGAGACCACACCCAGGACTCGCTCTGTTATCATTGTCCCCTCTAAAGAACTTGCTGACCAGGTCTCAGCTGTGGCCAGGAGCCTGTGTGGCCCATTCAGGCTGATGGTGAAGACAGTGGGAGGTGGGAGAGGTGTGGGCAACATCAAGTTGGCCTTCACCAAGGGTCCCCCAGATGTGTTGGTGGCCACACCTGGTGCCCTCGTCAAGGCCCTGCGGAGACGCTATCTAGACCTGGGGGAGCTGAGCTTCATGGTGGTGGATGAGGCAGACACCATGTTTGATCCCAGCTTCTCTGGCATGCTGGAGAGCATCCTGGCCCAGACCCGTGTGGCCTGTGACCCCTCAGAGACCCGGGGCCCCGGCCCCACCCGCAAGGCccagctggtggtggtgggggccaCGTTCCCAAGGTGGGGTTGGAGAGGTTCTCAGTCAGGTCATCATTATCATTACTTTTTCCTACATTGGCTGCGTCCCAAACTCCCtattcaccctactccctatactatagtgcactaccacataggactctggtcaaaagcagtgcataTTCCTGCCTCATTATGTAAAATGTGTTGAGACCCATGGAAAAATGCATATTAAAATGAGACTGACTTGTTCTTATAGGTGACGGACCTGGGCAGCATGGTGACCATCAAGAGCAAGAATCTTCACTTCCTCATGCCACATGTAAAACAGACCTTCCTGAAGGTATTCCCcacttttttttcttgttttcatTGGTTTGGTATTAGTGCTTTGTTTCTTTGGTGTTCTTCAATATTGTAAAGTGTCTATGGGGCCTATATGAAAACCATGTACTAGTACTTAGGTATTTATAGTAGAGCTGTCAAAGTTGATCAGTTAACTGGAGTTAACTTTTTGTCATTTTAGtgcacacttttttttaaattgtgattATTCACATTGTCTGAAGGCATTAAAAATACATCTATACAGCTAAAAACAGCATTGCGATGTCAAATCAAGGTTAAAGAAAGAGTTAATCAATTTATCAGATTTTGCTTACCGTTACATTGGACAAAATCAAAACATCAATATTCCATAATGCTTTTTGTCTAAAAATCTATTACAGCTCAAATTGAGCAAATTCTGAATTTGCGATTAATCGCGATTCATCATAGCAAATCCTGCGATTTaactttaaaaataaaatagtttGACAGAATACTATGAATTACATTAGTAATTTATACTTTACTAATTTAATAATATAAATTACTATATAATTTATAGTATTAAATTAGTAAAGTATAAATGATAGAATATAATttatagtatactatatataaCAAATCTATATTATTCCATGGTCAGGTGAGGGGAGCTGACAAGCTTCTGGAGCTCCATCAGGCGCTGAAGGCAGCAGAGCAGGACACGGCTGGGGTGTTGGTGTTCTGTAACCGGGCTTCTACAGTCAACTGGCTGGGCTACTCCCTGGAGGACATGGGGCTGAGACACGTCCGACTGCAGGGGGAGATGCCTGCCTCCCACCGGGCTGGAATCTTCCACTCCTTCCAGAAGGGACAGGTGATATGAGACGAGAAAATACTTTGTCTGCTTATGCAGTTTCAAATTCCTTATCAAACTCCATGTGACAATATCCATGTCCATATTGTGTGACAAGCTCCATGTCACACAATAAAGAAACACTTAAAAAATATACCCAGTAACAATAACACATTGACCACAGATCATAACAAAACACATAGCTAACATGTTATTAATAACAGAGACACGTTATAGGCTATGTTTCAAATTCTATCCCTATAGGTAGACGTGCTGATCTGTACCGACATCACTTCCCGAGGACTGGACACCCAGAGGGTCTGTCTGGTGGTCAATTACGACTTCCCAGAATCCCACACGGACTACATCCACCGGGCGGGGCGGGTGGGCCGGGTAGGGAGTATGGAGGATGGGGAGGTGCTCAGCTTCGTCACCCACCCCTGGGACGTGGAGCTGGTGCAGAAGATTGAGACGGCTGCCCGGAGGAGGACAAGTCTGCCTGGGATGGAGTCCTCCATCAGGAAGCCTGAGCCCAAAGCAgccgaagaggaggaggaagaagaggggttGCTCTACTAGTGGGTCTGCCACAAATAAGGATATTACCAAAGCAGAACTAACTTGTTTGATTAATTTGTTCAGTAAAATGATTGTATCCAGGATAGCCCAAACCAGCTGTGTGAGACTGAATCCTTTGTCTCCAACACAGGCATGATCATCTTTTAATTTGACCTTTTTAGATGCCATATCATGTTTGAGACTGGAACTATGATCTGACTTCTCTTTTTAAACCAGATGGTTACCGCATGTCATTCCAAAGAGGAAGTGTCTTTGGTACTGTACAAAAATCATGCCCTCTTTACAAGCAGCAGGTGTGCGGCACATGTTAGCACTTCTCACGGGTAATCACGGGGTGGCAGTATTTACTTTATTTGACCTGTCATACAGCAGTCATACAATAACCAGAGAAGGGCTATGGCCGAATATAGCCTTATTTTAATGCTCATCCACATGGGGCAAGCCCTTCTTTTATGGAATTTAACTCAGCCATACTAACTTGTTTTGGTAAAACATAGGTTAAAGAATCTAAAAACACATTTAGAACAAGTATGGAATACCGATTTTACTTTTCCTTCCAGAAACTCAAATAATTTCCTTAAAAGAAAGAGTAACTCATATAACCCTTCATGTATCTGGTAGGGTGCCACTGAGACAACGGTGCTAGTCTCTTCTCACTAACCACAGGTAGACCCACATTAGCATATTACATTTTGGAAAGTGGTCTTCACTCAGTTTCTGCTTTTGTGTGTAATACCGAAGCACGACATTAAAACCTCCATATGTAGAAATGTCCATTCATCTACAGTCAAGTTGGATTCAGGCCCTAGCCTTGAAGTCTATCCCATTGATGCCTGCGGTTACTTGTTTTAGAGGAAGCAAGATGTTTGAACATGATAATGTGTCGGAGTGAAAATAAATCTCTGTGAAATCTGGTTTCTAAATATGCCTCTATATTTTCTCACTTATTGAGTTTGCTTTAATTGCACCAAATATAACGTCACTAGGTTGCTGTACCATAAACATGTACCTGTAGACATCCTTGTGCTGTACACATCCAGACTGAGTGAGACTTGAGCTTTTTACGAGTTCTTACAGGagtactacactgaacaaaaatatatatgcaacatgtaaagtgtttgtcccatgtttcatgttctgaaattaaatgttccatatacacaaaaagcgtatttctctcaaattgtgttcACAAATCTGTTTGCTGGGGATAGTAAAAgatcactctaaaatgtgctgttttttcacacaacacaatgccagaagtgttgagggagcatgcaattggcatgctgactgcaggaatgtccaccagagctgttgccagaaagtttaatgttaatttctttaccataagccaccttcaacgtaattttagagaatttggctgtacgtccaaccggcctcacaaccgtgtaatcacaccagcccaggacctccacatccagcttcatctgcgggatcgtctgagaccagccacccggacagctggtgaaacaggagtatttctgtctgtaataaagcccttttgtggggaaaaactcattctgattggctggtcctggctccccagtgggtggttGGGCCtgtgcgcccctgcccagtcatgtgaaatacatagattatgggataatttatttatttaaattgactatttaaactgtaactcagtaaaataattgaaattgttgcatgctgcgtgtatatttttgttcaacacATATTATTTTATTACTATATTAGGAGCAGTCTTACTCGATTAGTAATTACGATTAGTACTCGTACTCGATTAGTAATTACAATGTGCTTATCAATGCACTTCGTTATACTGAAAGATCATTTAGtatagtaaataaaataaaacatttggacAAAGCAAAGCCTAACATGAGAACTAAGGGTAAAGATTAGCAACAGGCGGTCTGAACTGAGTGTAGGTGTTCCAGGGTGTTCACACCAGAATCCCTGGAATAATGTTGTCCTTATACTTCTGTCTGCAGCTCACTCTGTGGGTTAGCACCACCTTACGGGTTTGTCTTATTTTCACATTCCTCTGCCCTGACAACGAGTGCCAAGTTCTTTCCTCTACTACACTCTGCCCTGAAAACAAGGGCCAAGTTTGGCTACACAGCGTTCCTCCTCTATAGTAGACTGGGGGGGCTAAGTGCGTCGTTAGATGCTTTTTTGGCCTACCgcgtcactttatacacagaaaATATCCACTAAACATAGAATCACATGGTTCATCCCTATATCTCTGCtgataacttcagaacaaagttgagTACAAATACAAActtgccaatgtctttgcaattgatacaaacaaGCAACGTATAAAATTATgcttcaaataaaaataaataccacacattaacttttaacaaggcacacctgttagttgaaatgcattccaggtgactatctcataaagctggttgagagaatgcaaagactgtgcaaagttgtcatcaatgcaaagggtggcgtctttgaagaatctaaaatatatttgtttagaacttttttggttactacatgattccatatgtgttgtttcatagttttgatgtcttcactgttattctacaatgtaaaagaaaaacccttgaatgagtaagt
It contains:
- the LOC139412238 gene encoding LOW QUALITY PROTEIN: probable ATP-dependent RNA helicase DDX28 (The sequence of the model RefSeq protein was modified relative to this genomic sequence to represent the inferred CDS: deleted 1 base in 1 codon), translating into MQSVKVGYSVLFTLISKHNYSSSGHFRALACIHGTISSACTVHPMSTTAQPVVIRIPKHMQEQVENVKQVRGKNKVITIKAGKLLIKSKNPELNQSAGYTLGKFEHSHLSSKGWKHNRSFGDYFTFNNTQRTPPVVTEIQDEEGDKLKEKSKPITFHNLHLCLDLVEALGKDNITRPTTVQLQTIPKLLKGYNILCAAETGSGKTLSYLLPVIHKLQAEKAADSESIETTPRTRSVIIVPSKELADQVSAVARSLCGPFRLMVKTVGGGRGVGNIKLAFTKGPPDVLVATPGALVKALRRRYLDLGELSFMVVDEADTMFDPSFSGMLESILAQTRVACDPSETRGPGPTRKAQLVVVGATFPGGVGEVLSQVTDLGSMVTIKSKNLHFLMPHVKQTFLKVRGADKLLELHQALKAAEQDTAGVLVFCNRASTVNWLGYSLEDMGLRHVRLQGEMPASHRAGIFHSFQKGQVDVLICTDITSRGLDTQRVCLVVNYDFPESHTDYIHRAGRVGRVGSMEDGEVLSFVTHPWDVELVQKIETAARRRTSLPGMESSIRKPEPKAAEEEEEEEGLLY